AGGCCTAGCACCTTGGGGGCTTGATCCTGCCAAGTGCCGAGGTTGATAAGGAGTTTTTGTGGTGACAGCTCAAAAGAATTTCTTTGGTGAGTGTGACCACAGATAAAAACATCTATGCCTGCTGCATGTTTACTTGCAGCATAGTTTTTAAGTTTATGCTCTGTTTGGTCTTCACGATCTTGAGAAGCCGTAGGCTTATACTTTGTGTTTTTAGAACTTTGTTTTGAAAAGTACGTTCCCACTCTGTTGATCACAAAATCTGGGATGATGTTTAATAATAAAAACCTCACCCACGCTTTTCTTAAAAATTTTCTTAAGAATAAATAACCCGTATCTTCGGGGTCAAATAGATCCCCGTGTTCTAAACACACCTTAAAACCTGCTAACTCTCCTTGCCAGCTGTCTTTGACGACTTGAAATCTCCAGCGTTTTGCAAAGTAAATATCCAAATGCAGGTCATGGTTGCCTTCAAAGAAAAACACCTCGCCCCCACGATCTTGCAAAGATTTTAACTTTTGTAATAAAGGTTGCACTAGGGTTTTCACTGGAGAGGCTGTCCCCACCCAAAGATCAAAAACATCGCCTAAAAAAAATATCTTTACAGGCTGAGGCAAATGCAAGACTTCGTCCACAAAACCCTCCAGCCTTTGAATATGGTCTGGGTTCTGAGGTGAAAGATGCATATCTGATAAAAAAAAGGCAACAAAGCTTTGGCTTTGTTGCTCTTTTAGGGTGGTTGATAAAATGTCCATTAGTCTTTGTTGTTTTGTCTTTCTCTTAAGTAAGCAGGCACTTCGATAGAGTTGCCAAAGTGTTTATTGTCTAAACCCTTTTCACCCATCTCTCTGGCTGTCTTCATGGCCATGTCTTCACTCATTCCGCTTTCACGAAGTCTTTTTATACGCTCTTGCTCTTCACGGAAAGCGCGGGCTTTCTCAAGTAAAGCTTCTCTGGGAAGAAGATCCATATTGGTGATTGGCTCTAAGCGTTCTGCCTTTTCAGAAGTCTGTGGAGGCATTGCACCAGCTGCTTCTGTGCGAGGCATGATCGGTTGCGCTTGCTGAGGAGCAGAGTGATACGCATCCTGTGCCATTTCTTTTTTAATCAAAGACTGCTGCTCATACCCACCTGTATTTTCTTCTTTCATAGATGGCGCAAAGTGAGGTTGAGGCATAGAGGGCTGTTGTGGCTCTTGGGGACGCATTTCAGTTCTAGGAGCACTGACGGGCTCTTGATGATAAGAGCGTCCATAGCTGTTACTTTCCAAATTTTGTCTTAACATGTCCTGTGCACGATTCAGCATCTCTTGCGCCTGGGCATTCATATCATGATTTTGCATGGGCTGTTGCTGCTGTTGGGGTTGGTGGTGCATAGGTTGTTGTGGCTCTTGACGAGAAGAGTACTGTGACATCCCCACTGTGTAAGCAGGTTGCGAGTAACTGCGATTTACACTTCTTGTTGTAGGATAAATCGCATCTTGTGCTTCTTGATCAAAACCCGTGGCGATGACTGTCACACGAACTTCATCCCCCATTCTTTCATCAATCACAGCACCAAAAATGATCTCTGCATCTTCATGAGCGGCTTCAGTGATCAGTGTTGAGGCTTCGTTGACTTCCCATAGAGTCAGGGCAGGTCCACCCGTCACATTGATGATGATTCCTGTCGCACCTTCAATAGAAATATTCTCAAGAAGTGGCGAGCTGATTGCCGCTTTGGCTGCTTCTGTCGCTCTATTCTCGCCTGAAGCAAGACCAGAACCCATGATCGCCATACCTTTAGCAGACATGACTGTTCTGATGTCTGCAAAGTCTAAGTTGATCAGACCACGGATATTGATCAAATCAGATATGCCTTTGACAGCTTGGTATAAAACCTCGTCGGCTTTTTTAAAAGTGTCCACTAATGGAGTGTTTTCGTTTGAAACCGCTAAAAGTTTTTGGTTAGGGATCACTATTAAAGTGTCCACATTTTCTTGCAATTCAGAGATCCCAAGATCAGCATGCTTGCGACGTTTTTTACCTTCAAATAGGAAAGGTTTAGTCACCACACCGATAGTCAGTGCACCTAGTTCTTTTGCAATTTTAGCCACTACTGGAGCACCACCAGTTCCTGTTCCACCGCCCATTCCAGCAGTGACAAAAACCATGTCCGCACCTTCGATCTGTTCTACGATTTGGTTGTAAGATTCAATAGCAGCACGCTTTCCAATTTCTGGATTGGCACCTGCCCCTAAGCCCTTTGTCAATTCAGCACCCAATCTGATTTTTCCATCGGCTTTGTTGGCTGTTAAGGCCTGAATATCAGTATTGGCCACGATGAATTCTACACCGTTTAAGCCATTTTCGATCATGGTTTGGACTGCGTTACTTCCGCCGCCGCCAACACCACACACTTTTATTGAAGCGCCTATATTTGGACTTTCTTCGATTTCAAACATAAAACCCCCGCTCTTTGTTTAACTAAAGAGATCTCTAATTTGTTTAGCAAAATTCATAAATGATCCTCCAGAAGTTGCCGAAGCACTGCTGGAGTTTTTTCTTTGAGCAATTTCTTTTTTGTCCAATTGCTCGTACCCATACAGCAATAACCCTACTGCTGCTGACATTTCAGAGGTACAAATCGTCTCTTTGATACTAGAGTTGATATTTGGAATACCTCTGCGAATAGGCAAATCATAGTGATACTTACCTAGTTCCACAAAACCTTTAAGCTGACTGCCTCCACCTGTGAGCACCACACCTGCGTTCATCTTACGAGTCAGTCCGCAGTGATCCAAATGGTCAAAAAGAATTTTAAACGCCTCTTCGGCTCTAGGCTCAACAATTTCACATAAGTTACGACGAGAGATGGTTCTTAGAGAACCGTCGCCCACACCTGGAACTTCAAAAGTCTCTTCGAGCTCGGAAGATTGTGGCAAACAGTGACCGAATTCTTTTTTGATCTTTTCAGCCTCTACAGGAGAAGTTCTTAAACCAATAGAAATATCTTGTGTAAAATGTTGACCACCGATCGGAAGAGACGCCGTGTGAATTACAGCCCCGTCTTTGTAGCAAATAAGATCTGTTGTCCCACCACCAATGTCAGCCAAACACACGCCTAATTCTTTTTCATCTTCAGAGAGAATCGCTATAGAAGAAGCCAATTGCTGTAGAACAAAGCCACTACACTTTAAACCAGCAGACTCGATACACTTAAGCGCATTAGGAAAATACGTACGCGCTCCAGAGATGATATGAACAAGAACTTCCATACGCAAACCTTGAATCCCAATGGGATTGCGAATTCCACCTTGTCCATCAATGATAAATTCTTTGGGGACCACGTGAATGATCTGCTGATCGTCAGCAAGCACAATGGCTTTGGCCGTCTTGATCGCACGTTCGTAATCTTGTTTTGAAACTTCTTTGTTTTCAATCGCGACCATCCCATGGGAATCGCGAGAGCGCACATGCAATCCACCACAACTCACCCATGCTGAATTGATAAAATGTCCCGAGTTGAGTTCTGCTTCTTTGCGCGCCTTTTTGATGGCTTCAGTTGTTTTGGTGATGTCTACGATAGCACCTTGGCGAACACCTTGGTGCGCCACTTTACCAAAGCCCACAACCTTTAACCCATCATGTACAATTTCTGCGACGATGGCTGTGACATGCGTAGACCCGATATCTAATCCACACACAATTGTTTTATTATTTGAGATCAAACTTTCCATAAATCACGCTGCCCTATCTTGATGTCACAAAAAAGCACTTGAGAGAAAAATATAAAAACTTTTTTGTGGGCCTAAATGCCCTCAATCATTAGGTTAAAAAGTATTACGCGTACAGACAAGCTTTTATTTTTATTTTTCTACTATAACGCAGATGTGCTTTTTTTCGTGGGGCGAACAAGAATTTTATTTTTGAATTGCGAATCTACAAATTCAACTTCAATTTTTCTCATCTCAAGATACTTAAACACTTCACTCACTCTTTGAAATTGTGAAGAAAAATTATCATCCGCAAGATAGACTTTGTAACCTGGAGAAAAAATAAAATACAAACCTCTTTTATCAACAGAAACCTCTGACACCTGTTTAAGCGTCAAAAAATTTTCAGAATTTTCCAGAGCAGCAAAAATTTTAAAGGCTTTTTGCTTAAGTTTTGTCTCTTCAAGTACTTTTTTTGAACTAATAATAGGCAAGTCTAAAGTCTGGTTTTGCGTGATGGTTTTTAAAACCTCACCTTCGGAATTGAGCAAAGACCATTTCCCGTTTTCAAATAACATTGCCTTCACTTCAGACACTGTGGATTCAATTCTTACAGGCTCCTGCAAACTCCATCTGATATTTACGTTTTGAATGAAGGGCAAGGACTTAAGTTGCTTAAGTTGTTGGCGATATCCGTTTAGAAACCAAAGAGCACTTGCTTGAGAATTAAGCTCTTCCACTAATTTTTCATACTCTTGCTTTTGTGACTCGCCTAAAGTCCAACTTGCATTTTCAAGCAAATGATACTGGGGCCTGTGCATGGACTGGTTTTTGGCTTCCACAAAAAGCAGTGCAAAAATAAAAAGCAAAACTAGACCTAAAAAATTATATTTAAGGATTTTCATAGTCCAATGTCGCCCTTTCCACCAACAGCTTTATGATATCAGAAAATTCATAGCCTTCATATTTAGCTGCCTTTGGTAAAAGAGATGTGGGCGTTAGTCCAGGCAAAGTGTTCACTTCTAAGGCATAAGCTTCACCCTCAGCTGTGCACATAAAATCAACACGCGCGTACACCTTAAGGTCCATTTTCTTAAAAATCGTCTCAGACCAAGCTTTGCACTTTTGCTTTAACTCTTCAGGCACAGGAGCAGGGATCAGATAATCCGTCTTTCCTGCCGTGTACTTATTTGTGTAATCATAAAAGCCTTCTTTAGGGCGAATCAAAATCGGCTCAAGAGCCTTGCCATCAAAAACACCCACCGTAAAGTCTTCGCCTTGAATGAAGTCCTCCACAATCACATCAGAGTTTTGCTTGAGGGCCTCTTGTAAATTTTTAGAATACTCTTCATGAGTACTGCACTTCATCACTCCGACACTTGAACCATCACGGTTAGGTTTAATGATCACGGGATATCTCGATGGCTTTGGTGCGGTCGTCTGACCCGCGCGAGTCACAACGAAACTTTCCATCACAGGAATATCACACTGCCTAAAGATTTCTTTGGACTTCTGTTTGTTAAAGGCCAAAGCCGAAGCCAATAAACCACTTCCTGTATAAGGAAGACCAATGTATTCACATAAACCTTGGATGACACCGTCCTCACCTTTTTGTCCGTGCAAAGCAATAAAGCAACAACGAAATTTTTCTGATCTTAAATTATTATAAAGATTTTCGTCAGCTTCAAAGACCTTAAACTCATAACCTAATTTTTGCATGGCCTCTTGAACGGCTTTAGATGAACTGCGGCTGACTGCGGCTTCAGAATTTGATCCGCCTTGAACGATGGCAATCATGATGGACTCCTCTAATGGGACCACTCTCCCATGTAAACCACTTCAGTATGCAGCTTTACATTGTATTTTTCAAAGACTTTGCTTTGAACATGGCTAATGACTTGATGAATGTCACTGGCTGTGGCTTGTCCTGTATTCACAATAAAGTTGGCGTGTTTATTTGAAACTTGAGCACCCCCAACTGAAAATCCTTTAAGACCACAAGACTCAATCAAAGCTCCTGACTTATGCCCCTCGGGATTTACAAACACTGATCCACAACTGGGTTTGTCCAGAGGTTGCTTGAGCCTTCTTAGATCAATGGCCTGCTTTACGATAGCGGCAATATCGGGGTTGGGGTGCATAGGCCAAGAAACAATAGCCGAAAACACAAACCCTGGTTGCCAACCATGAGAGTGCCTATAACTCCATTGCAATTCGTCCTGCTTATAAGTGACCAGATCAAAGTTACAGGTCTCGCCCTCTGTCTTCCATTTTAAAACCTGAACACTTTCAATGATCTCGCAGAACTCTCGGGGTTGAATACTTTCCCCCACTCCTGCATTCATCACCACACCCCCACCGATGTCTCCAGGAATTCCTGAAAGAAACAGAGCGGGGTCGAGGTTGTACTTTAAAAACAAACGCATCAATTTATATTTTAAAACCCCTGTCTGACATTGCACGCGTAAGGCTTGATCTTCAGATAAAATTTGTAGCTCCTGTAAACGTCGGGTCGAGAGCACTAAACCCCGCACCCCCTTGTCACTAACCAGAACATTGGAGCCTTGACCTAAAATAGTAATGGGGAGCTTCTGATTCTTAGCCCAAGCGATGGACTCTTTCACTTCATCTAAATTTGCTGGAGAAGCAAAATGATCGGCAACACCACCCACTTTCCATGTGGTGAAGCGTTTCAGTTCCACATCATTTTGGATCAAAGAAGTCATTTGAGGGGCTCGTTAAGCATTGCCGTCAGATGATTGATATTGCCCGCTCCCATTATTAACACGACATCATTTTTTTGAATCTGGTCTTTTAAAGATTCTGCCACTTGCGCTAAATCTCCCACCAAATGTTTGGCGTTAGGGTGATAAAGTTCTGTGGCCAAAGTTTCAGAGCTGATCCCTTCAATGGGGGCTTCCCCCGCAGGATACAGGTCCGTAAAATACACAACATCTGAAAGATCAAAACAATTTAAAAACTGATCCCAACATGACTGCACTCTAGAGTATCTGTGGGGTTGGAAGACCGACACAATTCGACGGCTAGAATATCTTTCCTTAGCTGCCTTAAGAACTTGGGCCACAGCTGTCGGGTGATGAGCGTAATCGTCGATAAAAATAATATTGTCTTTGTTCTCTGCTCCCAGTTGAAATCGACGGCCTACACCTGAGAACTGTTCAAGACCTTTTACGGCTTGATCAAAGGTAAGACCTACACCTTCTATGACGGCAATGAGTGCGGCTAAAGAATTTAAAGCATTGTGACTGCCTGGAACGGGACACACAAACTGTCCTAACTTTTCTTTGCCTTTGTAAACTTCGTACTGCTCATCACCAAGTGAGGTCAACCAATAGTCCATCTCTTCATAAAAACCGTAGGTGATCGTGGGTTTAGAAAAACCTTTTAACAGATCCACAAGATCATAATCATCACCACAGTAAATCAACAGTCCATAAAAAGGCACCTTCTCTGCAAAGTTACGATAGGCCTCTTTAAGAGCGTTGTAACTGCCAAAGTGATCCAAATGATCGTTGTCGATATTGGTGATGATAGCAATTTCTGGTGAAAGCTTATCAAAAGATCCATCGCTTTCATCGGCCTCAGCGATCAACCACTGTCCTGCCCCAAGCTTAGCGTTGCTATTGAGCTGCTTGAGCACCCCACCCACAATCACTGTAGGGTCCACATCGGTGGCCATCATGGAGGCCGCAATCAAACTGGTTGTCGTTGTCTTGCCATGAGTGCCCGCAACAGCAATGCCCCTTTTAAGGCGCATCAGTTCAGCTAAAGCTTCTGCCCTACGGATCAAAGGAATTTTATTTTCTAGAGCATAAATGTACTCAGGATTGTCTTTAGGAATGGCACTGGAGTACACCACTACATCAGCGTCTGCGACATTTTTGGCAGAATGGCCAATATAGATTTTGACTCCTGCACTTTGTAGATATTCGGTGCGGGCACTCTCTTTGACATCACTGCCTGAAACCGTTGCACCTAGGCTAGCTAAAATTTCTGCCAGCCCACTCATGCCGATCCCGCCGACACCTATAAAATGAAATCTATTTGTGCTTATATCCAAATCAGCTCTCCCTTAGGCTTTCACCATAGTATCCACAATAGCTTGCGTAGCTCCAGACTTAAAGAAATCTAGCATGTTTTTTTGCATTTCGGCATTTTGTGACACACTTCGGTTGAGATATTGGCGCAAAAACTCAGAAAGGCGTTCTTCGTTAAAATCACTCTCAAGGATCATATCTGCGGCCTTCTTCTCCCAAAGAGTCTCGGCGTTCTTACGCTGATGATCATCTGAAGCTCTAGGGAAGGGCACAAACAAGCAATGGGCTCCAAGAGCTGACAGCTCCGCAATCGCTCCTGCTCCAGAGCGACTTAAAATCAAATCGGCCTGAAGATAGTAGTCTACAATGGGATCTAAAAAAGGCAGAATCCTTAAATTCTGGGGCCAAGTTTTGCCTTCAAAATCAGCATAGTTTTTGGCTCCTGTCTGTAAGGTGAACTCTATCTCAGGGTACTGGCTGCTGACTTCAGGAATCACTTTATTAAAAACCGCAGCTCCTTGGCTCCCCCCAAAGACTAAAACTTTAAGAGGCCGAGAAGACGCGGCAGGTGGGCTGACAGAGTTTTTTTTGTTTTGGTGCAGCTCTTCAAACTCTTTTCGGACGGGATAGCCCAAACACTTGGTCTTATGAGGAGGAAAAAACTTTTGGCTCACCTCAAACACCACAAAACAATGCTTCACGAATTTTGCTAAAATCTTGTTGGTGATTCCTGGCTCCACATTGGCTTCCCAAATGGCCGTTTTGATTCTAAGCAGACTGGCCACAAGCACTAAGGGCCCTGAAGCATAACCTCCCACACCTAAGACAAAAGAGGGTCGAAACTTTAATATGATCCATAGGGCCTGAGCAAAAACCACGGGCATCAACAATAGAGTTTTCAGCTGTTTGACTCGCCCCACACTGGAGTGGAGCTGACCCACAGCAAGCATGTGCAACTTGTAACCGTGCTTTGGAATGATGTTCTTTTCTAGCCCCCGACGGCTCCCGACAAATTCAATACGACTTTGTGGAAATTGGTCCTCGATACGTTTGGCAATGGCCAAGGCAGGGTAAATATGTCCCCCCGTGCCTCCGCCCGCCAATAAAACTTTTATGGCTTTCACTGGTGTTGTCCTATGTGTGAGCAGTTACTCTTTCTTACAACTTAAATTAAGTACTATTCCAAAAAGAATGCAAGTCCCTAAGAGCGAACTGCCTCCATAACTCATAAATGGCATCGTCAGTCCTTTTGTGGGAATCAGTCCTAAAACGACTGCGGCATTAAAAAAAACAGAGTACGCAAATAAACTCATAAGACCAAAACCAAGAATCTTGCGCTGCAAATCCGTCTGGCTGAGCACCACTTGCAGTCCCTTGAAAATCAAAGTTCCAATCAGAGCCATGATTGTCATAAAACCCACAAATCCCCACTCTTCCCCTAGTACAGCCAAAGTGAAATCCGTATGGGCTTCTGGCAAGAAGTAAAGCTTACCCTGCCCCTCACCCAAACCTCTTCCAAACCAGCCCCCCGATCTGAAACTTAAAAGACTTTGAATGATTTGAAACCCTGCTCCTTTAGGATCGCTCCATGGATCTAAAAAGGATTGCAGTCTTTTGAGTCGATAAGGTTCGGCATAGACTAAAGCCACAGCCGTAGCCCCTAACACCCCAGTTGCCGTAATGACAGGCCAAATGGGTTTAAAAAAACAAAAGAATAAAATCAAAAGCACCCAGCTTAAAAGCACAAAAGAACCAAAATCAGGCTGTAATAAAAATAATCCAAATGGAGCAGCTAACATTCCCAGCCTCACCAGATTGGCTTCTGTCCATAACCTTTCATCTTGAATTTGTACGAGCCATTTACTGACAGCAAAAAGAGCAAAGATCTTCACCATTTCTGAGGGTTCAAACCTAAACCCAAAGGGCAATTGCAACCACCTGTGTGCGCCTCCTGCCTGAACACCCACATGGGGCACAAGAGTTAAAGCCAGTGCCAGCAGACTGACAAAAAATCCCACATAGCCTAAACGCAAAAGTGTTTGGGTTTTAAGTGCGAGAATAGAAAACAGAGCCACCAAACCGACGACTGTAAATAACGCCTGCTTCTTGAGATAAAAAAGACCGTCGCTGTATTTATCAATCGCTAAGACATAACTCGAAGTGTAGACCTGAATCAGTCCTAAACCTAACAAGCACATGACGATCCACAAGATCGTGCGATCGGCTTCCGAAATTCTTTCTGGTATCGACTTTAAAAATCCCATATTTAAATTTTAAAGGATTTTACAAGCGGGGTTGAGTGAAAAAGCCTTAAGGGGCCTAAAACCCGCTCTTGGCATAGGTCTTTTCCACCTTATATTCTTTACAAGATCACTTCATCTGACGACTTTCTCATGGTCGCAAATTGCAAAAAATGCTAATTGTGCCTCTGTATTTCTGGTTAAATCTTGCCTTAAGTTGGGTTCGTAAAAAAAGAGGAGTTTTTTGTGAAGTGGCTGAGTTTACACTTATGGGTTCTTAACACATTGCTTGTAGCAAGTGCTTGGGCTCAGCCAAGTGCTCTAGATGAGCTAAAGCGAACAAAAACCCTCTGTTACGGTCGTGAGTACCTAGACCATGAAATCACCGCCAATGCGGGCCAACTTGTAAAACAGATTCGAGTCAGTCTGAACTATGAAGACCAAACCGACAGCATCAGTATGTCCGTCAAGATGACTCTCCTGCAAGAAGCGCTGGTCACTCCTATCTCAAAAAACAAAAACTCTTCTCTAGGTAACTATGAAACCGAATTGAATTGTCTTAACGATCCTAGGTATGATGGCTATTTGCTGTGCTCTTCACCATGCTTTGAAGGCGGAGCCGTTGTCTCTTGGGACAGTTACAGAAAAAACATAAATACTTTATTTTTTGTAAATCTAGGCGTTCCACTACGTCGGTGCACTTCTGAAGACATGTTACAATTTGCAGACTTTAAATCCGTACCTGTCATTCATCTGCCCAACTCCAGAGGCAATAAGCGTTTTACACTTTTTGCCCTACCCGATGCTTTTTGTCAGTGAACATTCATGTTCCTCAAAGACTTTGCAGTTGAGGAACGTTTACTTTAAAGCGTGAACAATCTGTTTAAAGTAGTTTCCACGGTCACGGTAATCATCAAAAAAGTCAAAACTTGAAGCTCCTGGCGACAACAAGACTTTATCTCCGATGCGAGATTTGGAATACGCCATGTGAACGGCCTCATCAAAAGTTCCAATCAAGAAGGTTTCGCTATGATCACCAATATCACGATTGATACGTTCTTTAGCTTCGCCCACAAGAATTAACGTTTTTACTTTTCTACGTACCTCTTCACGTAAAGGCGCATAGTTAAGTCCCGTGTCTTTACCACCCATAATCAAAATCACGTTCTCATCAAAAGCCTTTAAAGCTCTTAATACTGCATGAACGTTTGTGGCTTTAGAGTCATTATAAAATTCAACACCACCCACTTTACGAACATACTCAAGACGATGCTCAATCCCTGTGTAAGTATCAATCACATCTTGAATAGCCTCATGAGTCGCCCCATGTTCACGAGAAGCAAGGATAGCCGCCATCGTGTTTTCTACGTTATGGAAGCCACGCATCTTCATGTTCTCTACAGAAAACACTTCAATGTCTGGGCCTGTGCGAATTTTGATCTCGTCACGAATCTGTACACCACCACCAATATTCATGATTTGTGGTTCTAAAGATTGTTTTCTTGAAAAGTAATAAATGATCCCTCTTTGTACAGCAGGGTCTCTGGCTAATTCTACTACGGCATTGTCATCCGCATTTAAAATGCTAGTAGTGTCTTGGTTAGTATTTAAAAAG
This portion of the Pseudobdellovibrionaceae bacterium genome encodes:
- the murB gene encoding UDP-N-acetylmuramate dehydrogenase, which translates into the protein MTSLIQNDVELKRFTTWKVGGVADHFASPANLDEVKESIAWAKNQKLPITILGQGSNVLVSDKGVRGLVLSTRRLQELQILSEDQALRVQCQTGVLKYKLMRLFLKYNLDPALFLSGIPGDIGGGVVMNAGVGESIQPREFCEIIESVQVLKWKTEGETCNFDLVTYKQDELQWSYRHSHGWQPGFVFSAIVSWPMHPNPDIAAIVKQAIDLRRLKQPLDKPSCGSVFVNPEGHKSGALIESCGLKGFSVGGAQVSNKHANFIVNTGQATASDIHQVISHVQSKVFEKYNVKLHTEVVYMGEWSH
- the murG gene encoding undecaprenyldiphospho-muramoylpentapeptide beta-N-acetylglucosaminyltransferase, translating into MKAIKVLLAGGGTGGHIYPALAIAKRIEDQFPQSRIEFVGSRRGLEKNIIPKHGYKLHMLAVGQLHSSVGRVKQLKTLLLMPVVFAQALWIILKFRPSFVLGVGGYASGPLVLVASLLRIKTAIWEANVEPGITNKILAKFVKHCFVVFEVSQKFFPPHKTKCLGYPVRKEFEELHQNKKNSVSPPAASSRPLKVLVFGGSQGAAVFNKVIPEVSSQYPEIEFTLQTGAKNYADFEGKTWPQNLRILPFLDPIVDYYLQADLILSRSGAGAIAELSALGAHCLFVPFPRASDDHQRKNAETLWEKKAADMILESDFNEERLSEFLRQYLNRSVSQNAEMQKNMLDFFKSGATQAIVDTMVKA
- the ftsZ gene encoding cell division protein FtsZ produces the protein MFEIEESPNIGASIKVCGVGGGGSNAVQTMIENGLNGVEFIVANTDIQALTANKADGKIRLGAELTKGLGAGANPEIGKRAAIESYNQIVEQIEGADMVFVTAGMGGGTGTGGAPVVAKIAKELGALTIGVVTKPFLFEGKKRRKHADLGISELQENVDTLIVIPNQKLLAVSNENTPLVDTFKKADEVLYQAVKGISDLINIRGLINLDFADIRTVMSAKGMAIMGSGLASGENRATEAAKAAISSPLLENISIEGATGIIINVTGGPALTLWEVNEASTLITEAAHEDAEIIFGAVIDERMGDEVRVTVIATGFDQEAQDAIYPTTRSVNRSYSQPAYTVGMSQYSSRQEPQQPMHHQPQQQQQPMQNHDMNAQAQEMLNRAQDMLRQNLESNSYGRSYHQEPVSAPRTEMRPQEPQQPSMPQPHFAPSMKEENTGGYEQQSLIKKEMAQDAYHSAPQQAQPIMPRTEAAGAMPPQTSEKAERLEPITNMDLLPREALLEKARAFREEQERIKRLRESGMSEDMAMKTAREMGEKGLDNKHFGNSIEVPAYLRERQNNKD
- a CDS encoding cell division protein FtsQ; amino-acid sequence: MKILKYNFLGLVLLFIFALLFVEAKNQSMHRPQYHLLENASWTLGESQKQEYEKLVEELNSQASALWFLNGYRQQLKQLKSLPFIQNVNIRWSLQEPVRIESTVSEVKAMLFENGKWSLLNSEGEVLKTITQNQTLDLPIISSKKVLEETKLKQKAFKIFAALENSENFLTLKQVSEVSVDKRGLYFIFSPGYKVYLADDNFSSQFQRVSEVFKYLEMRKIEVEFVDSQFKNKILVRPTKKSTSAL
- the ftsA gene encoding cell division protein FtsA; protein product: MESLISNNKTIVCGLDIGSTHVTAIVAEIVHDGLKVVGFGKVAHQGVRQGAIVDITKTTEAIKKARKEAELNSGHFINSAWVSCGGLHVRSRDSHGMVAIENKEVSKQDYERAIKTAKAIVLADDQQIIHVVPKEFIIDGQGGIRNPIGIQGLRMEVLVHIISGARTYFPNALKCIESAGLKCSGFVLQQLASSIAILSEDEKELGVCLADIGGGTTDLICYKDGAVIHTASLPIGGQHFTQDISIGLRTSPVEAEKIKKEFGHCLPQSSELEETFEVPGVGDGSLRTISRRNLCEIVEPRAEEAFKILFDHLDHCGLTRKMNAGVVLTGGGSQLKGFVELGKYHYDLPIRRGIPNINSSIKETICTSEMSAAVGLLLYGYEQLDKKEIAQRKNSSSASATSGGSFMNFAKQIRDLFS
- a CDS encoding putative lipid II flippase FtsW: MGFLKSIPERISEADRTILWIVMCLLGLGLIQVYTSSYVLAIDKYSDGLFYLKKQALFTVVGLVALFSILALKTQTLLRLGYVGFFVSLLALALTLVPHVGVQAGGAHRWLQLPFGFRFEPSEMVKIFALFAVSKWLVQIQDERLWTEANLVRLGMLAAPFGLFLLQPDFGSFVLLSWVLLILFFCFFKPIWPVITATGVLGATAVALVYAEPYRLKRLQSFLDPWSDPKGAGFQIIQSLLSFRSGGWFGRGLGEGQGKLYFLPEAHTDFTLAVLGEEWGFVGFMTIMALIGTLIFKGLQVVLSQTDLQRKILGFGLMSLFAYSVFFNAAVVLGLIPTKGLTMPFMSYGGSSLLGTCILFGIVLNLSCKKE
- a CDS encoding UDP-2,3-diacylglucosamine diphosphatase is translated as MHLSPQNPDHIQRLEGFVDEVLHLPQPVKIFFLGDVFDLWVGTASPVKTLVQPLLQKLKSLQDRGGEVFFFEGNHDLHLDIYFAKRWRFQVVKDSWQGELAGFKVCLEHGDLFDPEDTGYLFLRKFLRKAWVRFLLLNIIPDFVINRVGTYFSKQSSKNTKYKPTASQDREDQTEHKLKNYAASKHAAGIDVFICGHTHQRNSFELSPQKLLINLGTWQDQAPKVLGL
- the murC gene encoding UDP-N-acetylmuramate--L-alanine ligase codes for the protein MDISTNRFHFIGVGGIGMSGLAEILASLGATVSGSDVKESARTEYLQSAGVKIYIGHSAKNVADADVVVYSSAIPKDNPEYIYALENKIPLIRRAEALAELMRLKRGIAVAGTHGKTTTTSLIAASMMATDVDPTVIVGGVLKQLNSNAKLGAGQWLIAEADESDGSFDKLSPEIAIITNIDNDHLDHFGSYNALKEAYRNFAEKVPFYGLLIYCGDDYDLVDLLKGFSKPTITYGFYEEMDYWLTSLGDEQYEVYKGKEKLGQFVCPVPGSHNALNSLAALIAVIEGVGLTFDQAVKGLEQFSGVGRRFQLGAENKDNIIFIDDYAHHPTAVAQVLKAAKERYSSRRIVSVFQPHRYSRVQSCWDQFLNCFDLSDVVYFTDLYPAGEAPIEGISSETLATELYHPNAKHLVGDLAQVAESLKDQIQKNDVVLIMGAGNINHLTAMLNEPLK
- the murD gene encoding UDP-N-acetylmuramoyl-L-alanine--D-glutamate ligase; the encoded protein is MGMQLSDLNGKKILIVGFAKTGVALARFLVNHGAEVTVSDHKSKAELANFLEQMDDIQVNYDLGNHTPKVFLQQDLIILSPGISPHLKIFEYAKNNGVQVTGEFEFASRFIKEPVIAVTGTNGKTTTVSLITEMLKRSGVNVWVGGNYGEPLVSYLTSDAKSQVIVVEVSSFMLEHVVEFAPKNIVFMNLAENHLDRHKSMEDYINAKRKIFLNTNQDTTSILNADDNAVVELARDPAVQRGIIYYFSRKQSLEPQIMNIGGGVQIRDEIKIRTGPDIEVFSVENMKMRGFHNVENTMAAILASREHGATHEAIQDVIDTYTGIEHRLEYVRKVGGVEFYNDSKATNVHAVLRALKAFDENVILIMGGKDTGLNYAPLREEVRRKVKTLILVGEAKERINRDIGDHSETFLIGTFDEAVHMAYSKSRIGDKVLLSPGASSFDFFDDYRDRGNYFKQIVHALK
- a CDS encoding D-alanine--D-alanine ligase, which produces MIAIVQGGSNSEAAVSRSSSKAVQEAMQKLGYEFKVFEADENLYNNLRSEKFRCCFIALHGQKGEDGVIQGLCEYIGLPYTGSGLLASALAFNKQKSKEIFRQCDIPVMESFVVTRAGQTTAPKPSRYPVIIKPNRDGSSVGVMKCSTHEEYSKNLQEALKQNSDVIVEDFIQGEDFTVGVFDGKALEPILIRPKEGFYDYTNKYTAGKTDYLIPAPVPEELKQKCKAWSETIFKKMDLKVYARVDFMCTAEGEAYALEVNTLPGLTPTSLLPKAAKYEGYEFSDIIKLLVERATLDYENP